Proteins from a single region of Bombus huntii isolate Logan2020A chromosome 2, iyBomHunt1.1, whole genome shotgun sequence:
- the LOC126878360 gene encoding synaptotagmin-4 → MVGGVTEDGPVIRPVDFVSTTTVVALCIGAVFLLCAVAMTWWLCRRRREHTKLNSDKSLAFRPPHRKPTAVKSPGSTSHYLKKSPSPTGLAKSPPGSGGQTPSPTGSQSSNPGSQPRTPQGTGTPAQTPSGEVTLSIENERDKAEIENNEKTEREKNHGTENNKGDMGQLVFKLRYVNEQNALGVTVVNCKGLPARATSDPYVKLKLLPDKQHQAKTRVLRNTRDPVYDEDFTFFGISKDQLQKISLHFIVLSFDRYSRDDIIGELTCALSSVPDLENADNQEISLCRKICPRSLKIQSQGRGELLVSLCWQPINSRLTVVVLKAQNLPKMDVTGLADPYVKIYLLYNSQRIAKRKTRVKKRTLSPVFNESFGFDIPNGADGLNNVSLEFMLIDWDRVTRNEVIGRLEFGGPNCQGSALNHWREVCSSPQRQIADWHKLRE, encoded by the exons ATGGTCGGAGGAGTGACGGAAGACGGACCTGTGATTCGACCCGTCGATTTCG tgtcgacgacgaccgtaGTCGCACTATGTATAGGAGCCGTTTTCCTACTTTGCGCCGTCGCCATGACCTGGTGGCTTTGTCGACGACGTCGTGAACACACCAAGCTGAACTCCGACAAGTCCCTGGCGTTCAGGCCGCCCCACAGAAAACCGACAGCAGTTAAAAGTCCCGGTAGTACCAGCCACTACCTGAAGAAAAGTCCCAGCCCGACCGGACTAGCCAAGAGTCCTCCTGGTTCAGGTGGACAGACGCCCAGCCCGACCGGATCCCAGTCGTCGAATCCTGGATCACAGCCAAGAACACCTCAGGGTACAG GCACCCCGGCTCAGACACCTTCTGGCGAGGTTACTCTAAGCATCGAGAATGAACGGGACAAAGCGGAAATTGAGAACAACGAGAAAACAGAACGCGAAAAGAACCACGGAACAGAGAATAACAAAGGCGATATGGGTCAATTGGTATTTAAATTGCGGTACGTAAACGAACAAAATGCACTCGGAGTGACAGTGGTGAACTGCAAGGGTCTACCTGCGAGAGCTACCAGCGATCCTTACGTGAAATTGAAGTTGTTGCCGGATAAACAACACCAAGCGAAGACCAGGGTACTCAGAAACACCAGAGACCCCGTCTATGATGAAGATTTCACGTTCTTTGGAATATCGAAGGACCAGCTACAG AAAATCAGTCTGCACTTTATAGTGCTCAGCTTCGATAGATATTCTCGGGACGATATTATCGGTGAACTGACATGTGCACTTTCATCGGTGCCCGATTTGGAGAACGCTGATAACCAGGAGATATCATTGTGTCGAAAAATATGCCCTAGGAGTCTAAAG ATTCAATCACAAGGCAGAGGTGAGCTGCTAGTCTCCCTTTGTTGGCAACCGATCAACAGCAGATTGACGGTGGTTGTGCTGAAGGCGCAGAATTTACCGAAGATGGACGTGACTGGGCTGGCAGATCCATACGTCAAGATCTATCTTTTGTATAACTCCCAGCGCATAGCGAAGAGGAAGACGCGCGTGAAGAAACGCACCCTTAGTCCGGTCTTTAACGAATCATTTGGTTTTGACATCCCGAACGGTGCTGATGGTCTTAACAACGTCAGCCTCGAGTTTATGCTGATCGATTGGGATCGTGTTACAAGAAACGAG GTGATTGGACGACTCGAATTCGGTGGACCGAATTGTCAAGGATCCGCTTTGAATCATTGGAGGGAAGTTTGTAGCTCACCGCAGAGGCAGATCGCCGATTGGCACAAATTAAGGGAGTAA